In Rahnella sikkimica, one DNA window encodes the following:
- a CDS encoding ABC transporter substrate-binding protein — MNMNNLLTLDPAAMTGNDIVGIVVNLYDPLIELDPQQLTNMRPALATSWEVNDAGNLLTFHLREGVKFHSGNPVTADDVVWSMRRIIHLNLAQASVWKSYGFTKKNVDEMVRAPSPNTVEIQLPKPNDPKLVIYSLAALGSVVALDSKTVQAHEVNGDWGNRWLTTNEAGSGPFRLDSWQAKDVLNMSRNPQYWRGEPRLSRVVFRHFQESQTLRLMIEKGDLDIANNMAVSDVTALSHDPAMVVDQVKKGTLYYVAMSMKEPHFANPKVREAVRYLIDYQGIGKALMTGYGIVHQRPIQVGMPATLPDPGYKLDIPRARALLAEAGYPDGFDTTLRVLADQPFLNIAIAVQSTLMQAGIRAKIVTGTGNQIYGAMRERKFAMLVGRGGSGVEPHPHSSLRSLVYNPDNSDEARLTNFQGWRTGFYDKQLNTDIDQALLERDPEKQKQDYFAIQERYDALIPALVPVSQMVDSIVVRTDVKNYLPHPSATTFLRDVYKVDAADAKPAGGKGL; from the coding sequence ATGAACATGAATAACCTGCTGACGCTCGATCCCGCAGCGATGACCGGCAACGACATTGTCGGCATCGTAGTAAATCTTTATGACCCGCTGATTGAGCTTGATCCGCAACAACTGACTAACATGCGTCCGGCGCTGGCGACCTCGTGGGAGGTCAACGATGCCGGAAATCTGCTGACGTTTCATCTGCGCGAAGGCGTGAAATTTCACTCCGGCAATCCGGTGACGGCGGACGATGTCGTGTGGTCGATGCGCCGCATTATTCACCTGAATCTGGCGCAGGCATCGGTGTGGAAGTCCTACGGATTCACCAAAAAGAACGTCGATGAAATGGTGCGCGCGCCGTCGCCCAATACCGTTGAAATCCAACTGCCTAAACCGAACGACCCGAAACTGGTGATTTATTCGCTGGCCGCGCTCGGCAGCGTGGTGGCGCTGGACAGCAAAACCGTGCAGGCGCACGAAGTGAACGGCGACTGGGGCAACCGCTGGCTGACCACTAACGAAGCGGGTTCCGGCCCGTTCCGCCTCGACAGCTGGCAGGCGAAAGATGTGCTGAACATGAGCCGCAATCCGCAGTACTGGCGTGGCGAACCGCGGCTTTCCCGCGTGGTGTTCCGCCATTTTCAGGAGTCCCAGACCCTGCGCCTGATGATTGAAAAAGGCGATCTGGATATTGCCAATAATATGGCGGTGTCCGACGTGACCGCGCTCAGCCATGATCCGGCGATGGTCGTGGATCAGGTGAAAAAGGGCACCCTTTATTACGTGGCGATGAGCATGAAAGAACCGCACTTCGCCAACCCGAAAGTGCGCGAAGCGGTGCGCTACCTGATTGATTATCAGGGCATCGGCAAAGCGCTAATGACCGGTTACGGTATTGTGCATCAGCGTCCGATTCAGGTCGGTATGCCCGCCACATTGCCGGATCCGGGCTACAAACTCGACATCCCGCGCGCCAGAGCCTTGCTGGCGGAAGCCGGATATCCGGACGGTTTTGACACCACGCTGCGGGTGCTGGCCGACCAGCCGTTCCTTAATATCGCGATTGCCGTGCAGTCCACGCTGATGCAGGCGGGCATCCGCGCCAAAATCGTTACCGGCACCGGCAACCAGATTTACGGTGCGATGCGTGAACGTAAATTCGCCATGCTGGTCGGGCGTGGCGGCAGCGGCGTGGAACCGCATCCGCATTCCAGCCTGCGTTCGCTGGTCTATAACCCCGACAACAGCGATGAAGCGCGACTCACCAATTTTCAGGGCTGGCGCACCGGTTTCTACGATAAACAGCTGAATACGGATATCGATCAGGCGCTGCTCGAGCGCGACCCTGAAAAGCAAAAGCAGGATTACTTCGCCATTCAGGAACGTTACGACGCGCTGATCCCCGCGCTGGTGCCGGTTTCGCAAATGGTCGATTCCATTGTGGTGCGCACGGACGTCAAAAATTATCTGCCTCATCCGTCAGCGACCACTTTCCTGCGCGACGTCTACAAAGTTGACGCTGCTGATGCAAAACCGGCGGGAGGTAAAGGGTTATGA
- a CDS encoding mandelate racemase family protein yields MKIRSVEVTVFTYPTRRVSDSAGHSHPGEESQAKMAMLTITTDEGDCGYSFAPPEVVRPHVVNAFFRKVLIGQNPFDRERLWQDLVHWQRGSAHQLTERALSFVEQALWDLIGRKLNMPVHKLLGGFREKVPAYGSTMCGDELKGGLSTPDEFGQFAEKLVARGYQAIKLHTWMPPVAFAPDPKMDIKACAAVREAVGPDIELMLDGYHWYSRSQALTIGKALEKLNFAWFEEPMEEESMASYAWLAENLSIDVIGPESLGGKHHSRADWVKAGACDILRAGANGVGGISPCMKVASLAEAFGMDCEVHGNGAASLVVVGAIRNCRWYERGLLHPFLEYDEPAAYLNSIVDPMDEQGFVHLSDRPGLGEDINFEYIETHTVSRD; encoded by the coding sequence GTGAAAATACGTTCTGTTGAAGTCACTGTTTTTACTTATCCGACCCGTCGCGTTTCAGACAGCGCAGGTCATTCGCATCCGGGTGAAGAAAGTCAGGCAAAAATGGCGATGCTGACGATCACCACTGACGAAGGCGATTGCGGTTATTCGTTCGCGCCGCCGGAAGTGGTACGTCCACACGTCGTCAATGCATTTTTCAGAAAAGTGCTGATTGGGCAGAACCCGTTTGACCGCGAACGTCTGTGGCAGGATCTGGTTCACTGGCAGCGCGGCAGTGCGCATCAGCTGACCGAGCGCGCGCTGTCGTTTGTCGAGCAGGCGCTGTGGGATCTGATCGGCCGCAAGCTGAATATGCCGGTACACAAACTGCTGGGCGGATTCCGCGAAAAAGTCCCGGCCTACGGCAGCACCATGTGCGGTGACGAGCTGAAAGGCGGCCTGTCAACGCCAGACGAGTTCGGCCAGTTCGCCGAAAAACTCGTGGCACGCGGTTATCAGGCCATCAAACTCCACACCTGGATGCCGCCGGTGGCGTTCGCGCCGGATCCGAAGATGGACATCAAAGCCTGTGCCGCCGTGCGTGAAGCGGTGGGGCCGGACATCGAACTGATGCTCGACGGTTATCACTGGTACAGCCGCAGTCAGGCGCTGACCATCGGCAAGGCACTGGAAAAACTCAACTTCGCGTGGTTCGAAGAGCCGATGGAAGAAGAGAGCATGGCGTCCTACGCGTGGCTGGCGGAAAACCTGTCAATCGACGTCATCGGCCCGGAAAGCTTGGGCGGCAAACATCACAGCCGTGCGGACTGGGTGAAAGCGGGGGCGTGCGACATTCTGCGCGCCGGTGCAAACGGCGTGGGCGGTATCTCGCCGTGCATGAAAGTCGCCAGCCTGGCTGAAGCGTTCGGCATGGATTGCGAAGTTCACGGCAACGGCGCGGCCAGCCTGGTGGTGGTCGGTGCGATCCGCAACTGCCGCTGGTACGAACGCGGCTTGTTGCATCCGTTCCTTGAATATGACGAACCCGCCGCCTACCTGAACAGCATCGTTGACCCGATGGATGAACAGGGTTTTGTGCATCTGTCTGACCGTCCCGGCCTCGGAGAGGACATCAATTTTGAATACATAGAGACCCATACCGTCAGCCGCGACTGA
- the exoX gene encoding exodeoxyribonuclease X, with translation MLRVIDTETCGLQGGVVEVASVDIEDGRIVNPMSDLVRPDRPISHQAMAIHKITEAMVADKPWIEDVIPRYHGSPYYVAHNASFDQRMLPEMPGQWICTVKLARRLWPGIKYSNMALYKSLKLDVKTPAELHHHRALFDCYITAALLIRIMDESDWTPEDMVTITGRPALISTMMFGKYRGKKIAEIAEDDPAYLRWMLKNIKELTPDLRMTLKHYLDAQ, from the coding sequence ATGTTGCGTGTAATTGATACGGAAACCTGCGGATTGCAGGGTGGCGTGGTGGAAGTGGCGTCTGTCGATATTGAGGACGGAAGGATCGTCAATCCGATGAGCGATCTGGTGCGACCCGACCGCCCGATAAGCCATCAGGCGATGGCGATCCATAAAATCACCGAGGCCATGGTGGCCGATAAACCGTGGATTGAAGATGTCATTCCCCGCTACCACGGCAGCCCTTATTACGTCGCCCATAACGCCAGTTTTGACCAGCGTATGCTGCCTGAAATGCCCGGCCAGTGGATTTGCACCGTCAAACTGGCGCGTCGTTTGTGGCCTGGCATCAAGTACAGCAATATGGCGTTGTACAAATCCCTGAAGCTCGACGTGAAAACCCCGGCGGAACTGCATCATCACCGTGCGCTTTTTGACTGCTATATCACCGCCGCGTTACTTATACGCATCATGGATGAATCGGACTGGACACCGGAAGATATGGTCACGATCACCGGCCGACCTGCGCTGATCAGCACCATGATGTTCGGCAAATATCGCGGCAAAAAGATTGCAGAAATTGCCGAAGATGACCCGGCCTATTTGCGCTGGATGCTCAAAAACATCAAAGAATTAACGCCCGATCTGCGGATGACGCTTAAGCATTATCTGGATGCGCAATAG
- a CDS encoding LysR substrate-binding domain-containing protein: MADLLEILSAEAPGITITVLASDSYKDVQMIKDDIADVIISVGKDVAQEAGRENLVQFGFKTVWDRNQIKIKKPLSIEDFIKYDHLLVSYRGANQSLIDSQLALSDRKRTVKYVTPNFASQPLILSRLPVLTTVPEGLVDVWCKLYNFDFDDVPVETSKYHLSLLWNNRREREPAIEWILHKLKALIADKTR; encoded by the coding sequence ATGGCAGATTTACTGGAAATATTAAGTGCTGAGGCACCGGGAATAACGATAACGGTCCTGGCATCAGACTCTTATAAAGACGTACAAATGATAAAGGATGACATAGCGGATGTGATTATTTCGGTCGGAAAAGACGTGGCACAGGAAGCGGGCAGAGAAAATCTGGTGCAATTTGGTTTTAAAACCGTATGGGACAGAAATCAGATTAAAATTAAAAAACCGCTGAGCATTGAGGATTTTATAAAATATGACCATCTTCTGGTGTCGTACAGAGGCGCGAACCAAAGCCTGATTGATAGCCAGCTCGCGTTGTCAGATCGTAAAAGAACAGTGAAATATGTCACGCCAAACTTCGCCTCCCAGCCGCTGATATTATCGCGCTTACCGGTGCTGACGACCGTGCCTGAGGGATTAGTGGATGTCTGGTGCAAACTCTATAATTTTGATTTCGATGATGTCCCTGTTGAAACATCAAAATATCACCTGTCACTGTTATGGAATAACCGGCGCGAAAGGGAACCGGCTATAGAATGGATTTTGCACAAGCTGAAAGCGCTGATCGCGGACAAAACCCGATGA
- a CDS encoding helix-turn-helix domain-containing protein produces MKDINENDFGKIDLNLLIVLVIMADERSVTRTAKRLHLGQPAMSAALKRLREMFDDPLFIRTSEGMLPTSRAEKLVASFRPAHSKCASHYFRFSFIQPGNGQS; encoded by the coding sequence ATGAAAGATATCAACGAAAATGATTTTGGTAAAATAGACCTTAACTTATTGATCGTGCTGGTCATCATGGCCGATGAACGCAGTGTCACCCGCACCGCAAAACGGCTTCATCTGGGGCAGCCCGCGATGAGTGCGGCTTTAAAAAGATTGCGTGAGATGTTTGATGATCCGCTTTTTATCCGCACGTCTGAAGGCATGCTTCCCACGTCACGCGCAGAGAAGCTGGTCGCGTCTTTCAGGCCCGCACATTCAAAATGTGCATCGCACTATTTTCGATTTTCCTTTATTCAACCCGGCAACGGACAGTCATAA
- a CDS encoding LysR family transcriptional regulator, which translates to MTEPDLNLLIALDVLLAERSVAGAARRLGLSASAMSRTLSRLRSTTGDPLLVRAGRQMVLTPYAEAIRERAQNASFEARALLRPSSAELNLARLERTFLIRSNDGFVVAFGAALIAAAAQAAPSVCLRFTPKPEKTSNALREGRVDLEIGVVGDMGPEIRLQTLFRDRFIGVVRNGHPLARKKALTAQEYVSFGHVVVARRNSTHGPVDDALADAGLKRKIAAVVPGFSAALAIAQNSDLVALIPASFLIAEPVGLYAFELPVKTREITISQMWHPRSEVDPAHRWLRQLVLGVCRSEFGHKRFPENEN; encoded by the coding sequence ATGACTGAACCTGATCTGAACTTACTCATTGCCCTTGATGTGCTGCTCGCTGAAAGAAGTGTAGCGGGTGCTGCGCGTCGTCTGGGATTAAGTGCTTCCGCGATGAGCCGGACGCTCAGCCGCCTGCGCTCGACAACCGGCGATCCCTTACTGGTGCGCGCCGGACGGCAGATGGTGCTGACGCCGTATGCCGAAGCAATCCGCGAACGTGCGCAGAACGCCAGTTTTGAAGCGCGCGCGCTCCTTCGACCGTCCTCGGCAGAACTCAATTTAGCCCGGCTTGAACGCACGTTCCTGATCCGCTCAAACGACGGTTTTGTCGTGGCGTTTGGCGCAGCACTGATTGCCGCTGCCGCGCAGGCCGCGCCTTCCGTGTGTTTGCGGTTCACGCCAAAACCGGAAAAAACGTCTAACGCATTGCGCGAAGGGCGGGTCGATCTCGAGATTGGCGTCGTCGGCGATATGGGGCCGGAAATCCGTTTGCAGACATTGTTCCGCGACAGGTTTATCGGCGTGGTGAGAAACGGTCATCCGCTGGCGCGAAAGAAGGCGCTTACCGCGCAGGAATATGTCTCGTTCGGGCATGTTGTTGTTGCCCGCCGGAACAGCACGCATGGCCCGGTGGATGACGCGCTGGCCGACGCGGGGCTGAAACGCAAAATCGCCGCCGTGGTGCCGGGATTTTCCGCCGCGCTGGCGATTGCCCAAAACTCCGATCTGGTGGCGCTGATCCCCGCGTCTTTCCTGATTGCCGAACCTGTCGGGCTTTATGCGTTTGAACTGCCGGTGAAAACCCGTGAAATCACAATTTCACAAATGTGGCATCCGCGCTCGGAAGTTGATCCGGCCCACCGCTGGCTGCGTCAGCTGGTGCTGGGCGTTTGCCGTTCAGAATTCGGCCATAAGAGGTTCCCGGAAAATGAGAACTAA
- a CDS encoding MFS transporter, with the protein MELFTDRPGDEGLPGRERGFAMAAVMTMATMSVFDGSMVNIALPQIARALDISAGAAVWVSNAYLLSASMALAIFAAMASHIGFRSIFVGGLALFTLSSLGCALSSSLDVLVFMRVLQGIGAAATLSIGPAILRSVFPTRLLGRILGLNALSIATSTAIAPVLGGTILSALSWQWLFAINIPLGIIAMTLALRVIPANPAATRQPFDFAGAVLSAAMLGALIMAADAFSRPGADDLATAVTFGLVAVLAGVAFVWRQRHATKPLLPLGMFASSRFSLAALTSLASFVSQGITFVALPFLFQSVYGYSAFVSALLFTPWPLGIILAAPHAGRLADRYPAAIISTIGLAVFGVGLLLLAQLPEHPQFWDIGLRSFVCGLGFGCFQSPNNREMLSNASRENSGYASGVLAIMRTFGQCLGAAVVGVTLSVYAANSVIQEAHAVKLSLWIAVMATGLAVAISVSRLRGQRHDLQEEK; encoded by the coding sequence ATGGAATTATTTACAGACAGACCCGGCGATGAAGGATTGCCGGGACGCGAGCGCGGTTTCGCCATGGCGGCGGTCATGACGATGGCAACGATGTCGGTTTTTGACGGTTCGATGGTGAATATCGCGTTGCCGCAAATCGCACGGGCGCTGGATATTTCGGCGGGCGCTGCGGTGTGGGTTTCCAACGCCTATTTGCTTTCGGCGTCCATGGCGCTGGCAATTTTTGCCGCGATGGCCAGCCACATCGGCTTTCGTTCTATTTTTGTCGGCGGGCTGGCTCTGTTCACCCTTTCTTCCCTGGGCTGCGCGCTGTCGTCATCCCTCGATGTCCTGGTGTTCATGCGCGTATTACAGGGAATCGGCGCAGCGGCCACGCTGAGTATTGGCCCGGCTATTTTGCGCTCGGTATTCCCGACCCGTCTGCTGGGCAGAATTCTTGGTCTGAATGCCCTGAGCATCGCCACCAGTACGGCCATCGCGCCGGTGCTTGGCGGCACCATTTTGTCGGCGCTGAGCTGGCAATGGCTGTTCGCGATTAATATTCCGCTGGGCATTATTGCGATGACCCTCGCGCTGCGCGTCATTCCGGCGAATCCCGCAGCCACGCGCCAGCCGTTTGATTTTGCGGGTGCCGTGTTGTCCGCCGCCATGCTCGGTGCGCTGATCATGGCCGCAGACGCGTTTTCACGTCCCGGCGCGGATGATTTAGCCACGGCGGTCACCTTCGGTCTGGTGGCTGTTCTGGCGGGTGTCGCGTTTGTCTGGCGTCAGCGCCACGCAACAAAACCGCTTTTGCCGCTCGGCATGTTTGCCTCCTCGCGGTTTTCACTGGCGGCGCTCACCTCGCTGGCGTCGTTTGTCAGCCAGGGCATTACCTTCGTGGCGCTGCCTTTTCTGTTCCAGAGCGTTTACGGCTACAGCGCGTTTGTCTCTGCCCTGCTTTTCACACCGTGGCCGCTGGGCATTATTCTCGCCGCGCCCCACGCCGGACGCCTTGCGGATCGCTATCCGGCCGCCATTATTTCAACAATCGGTCTGGCCGTCTTCGGAGTGGGATTATTGCTGCTCGCGCAACTGCCTGAGCATCCGCAATTCTGGGATATCGGCCTGAGAAGTTTCGTCTGCGGCCTCGGTTTCGGTTGTTTCCAAAGCCCGAATAACCGCGAAATGTTGTCGAACGCCTCGCGTGAAAACAGCGGTTACGCGTCTGGCGTGCTGGCGATAATGCGCACCTTCGGGCAATGCCTTGGCGCGGCGGTCGTCGGCGTGACCCTGTCCGTTTACGCGGCTAATAGCGTGATTCAGGAAGCCCATGCGGTAAAACTGAGCCTGTGGATTGCAGTGATGGCGACGGGACTGGCGGTTGCCATCAGCGTGAGCCGGTTGCGCGGACAGCGACATGATTTGCAGGAAGAGAAATAA
- a CDS encoding helix-turn-helix transcriptional regulator: MSRSQRLLDLIQILRRHRFPVTGAQLAADLNISVRTLYRDIGTLQEQGADIQGEPGLGYILRPGFMLPPLMFSEDEIQALVLGSRWVAKRTDGQLSAAAKNALAKIAAVLPEDLRLSLESSTLLVGPPDNALTGETFLPQIRQAIRGERKLEIVYRSLKNEESRRIIWPFALGYFDLVHVLVAWCESRQGFRHFRTDCIISLTDAEARYPKRRQRLLKEWRDQEKIAPQ; this comes from the coding sequence GTGTCCCGTTCCCAGCGTTTACTTGATTTGATACAGATCCTGCGTCGTCACCGGTTTCCGGTGACGGGCGCTCAGCTGGCTGCGGATCTTAATATCAGCGTCCGGACGCTCTACCGGGATATCGGCACATTGCAGGAACAGGGGGCTGATATTCAGGGCGAACCGGGGCTGGGATATATTTTACGCCCCGGCTTTATGCTTCCTCCCCTGATGTTTTCCGAGGATGAAATCCAGGCGCTGGTGCTGGGTTCCCGCTGGGTCGCAAAACGCACTGACGGGCAACTGAGCGCGGCGGCCAAAAATGCGCTGGCGAAAATTGCCGCCGTTCTGCCGGAGGATCTGCGCCTGTCTCTGGAATCTTCGACGTTACTGGTCGGCCCTCCTGACAACGCATTAACCGGAGAAACCTTTTTGCCGCAGATTCGTCAGGCAATACGGGGCGAACGTAAGCTCGAAATCGTATACCGCAGCCTGAAAAACGAAGAGTCCCGCCGGATAATCTGGCCATTCGCACTCGGGTATTTCGACCTCGTTCATGTCCTCGTCGCCTGGTGTGAGTCCCGTCAGGGTTTCCGCCATTTCCGCACGGATTGCATTATCTCGCTGACAGACGCAGAGGCGCGTTACCCCAAACGGCGACAGAGATTGCTCAAAGAATGGCGGGATCAGGAAAAAATCGCGCCTCAATAG
- a CDS encoding VOC family protein, with translation MIDSSLVILYVNNPEASARFYADLLGKQPVEASPTFAMFVLPSGMKLGLWSRHTVEPASTGTPGYGEIVFSAGSDEQVNSLYSLWQEKGLDIAQPPVALDFGYTFVARDPDGHRLRVYRLSQE, from the coding sequence ATGATCGATTCAAGCCTGGTTATTTTGTACGTCAACAACCCGGAAGCCAGCGCCAGATTCTATGCAGACTTACTGGGAAAACAACCGGTTGAGGCATCACCTACCTTTGCGATGTTTGTTCTGCCTTCGGGCATGAAACTGGGGTTATGGTCTCGCCATACCGTCGAACCCGCCTCGACGGGGACGCCCGGTTACGGCGAAATCGTCTTTTCAGCCGGCAGTGATGAACAGGTGAATTCCCTGTATTCGCTTTGGCAGGAGAAAGGATTAGACATTGCCCAGCCGCCGGTTGCGTTGGATTTCGGCTATACGTTTGTGGCGCGGGATCCCGACGGGCATCGCCTGCGGGTTTACCGTTTATCGCAGGAATAA
- a CDS encoding DUF1272 domain-containing protein — protein sequence MLELRPNCECCNTDLLPTSADAKICSFECTFCVTCADTKLGGICPNCGGELVSRPRRPENKLANNPASVTRVFNPAGCASS from the coding sequence ATGCTGGAACTGAGACCGAACTGCGAGTGTTGTAATACAGACCTGCTTCCCACGTCCGCAGACGCGAAAATTTGTTCGTTTGAATGCACATTTTGCGTCACGTGCGCCGACACCAAACTGGGCGGGATTTGCCCTAACTGCGGCGGAGAATTAGTTTCACGTCCACGCCGCCCGGAAAACAAATTAGCCAACAATCCGGCGTCGGTGACACGGGTCTTTAATCCGGCGGGTTGTGCGTCTTCGTAA
- a CDS encoding nuclear transport factor 2 family protein, which yields MTAILDEIKALECSLHTARRNDKQWLERVLHPDFREITRSGKRVDRHQTIAALIAETEESGIESGDFQLQILSEKSVLLTYKTCVRINTGNLRGALRSSIWTLTEGTGWQLVFHQGTPAAETLTSPSTR from the coding sequence ATGACCGCCATTTTAGACGAAATAAAAGCGCTGGAATGCAGCCTTCATACCGCCAGACGCAATGATAAACAGTGGCTGGAAAGGGTGCTGCATCCGGATTTCAGGGAAATCACGCGTTCTGGCAAGAGGGTTGACCGTCACCAGACTATTGCGGCGCTGATTGCGGAAACGGAAGAATCCGGTATCGAGTCCGGTGATTTTCAGCTCCAAATTCTCAGTGAGAAATCTGTGCTTTTGACGTACAAAACCTGCGTCCGCATTAATACCGGAAATCTGCGTGGCGCGCTGCGTTCCTCAATCTGGACACTGACGGAAGGCACCGGCTGGCAGCTGGTTTTCCATCAGGGAACGCCAGCGGCTGAAACACTGACGTCGCCTTCCACCCGATAA
- a CDS encoding ArsR/SmtB family transcription factor gives MNQFHISVVAHLIAEPVRSIMLINLSGGEALSASALAEAAGITAQTASFHLAKLRDGGLVTVESVGRYRYYRLAGPHISQLLESLASVGPVTSQWQTTPNHSARELRFARCCYDHLAGQIGVMITQGMLNRGLIAMREGQHYVLTVEGHRWFEQQGVEINADPTGSNRLCLDWTERQYHLAGLPGTALLEAFIAWKWLSRSSKSRALKVTVSGWKGLEQHFGIRQTQGIVAVE, from the coding sequence ATGAACCAATTTCACATTTCAGTCGTGGCCCATCTTATCGCCGAGCCGGTGCGTTCGATAATGCTCATTAACCTGTCAGGAGGCGAGGCGCTTTCCGCCAGTGCGCTGGCAGAGGCCGCCGGAATTACAGCGCAGACCGCCAGTTTTCATCTCGCAAAACTGCGTGATGGCGGGCTGGTCACCGTGGAGTCTGTCGGACGCTATCGTTATTACCGTCTGGCCGGGCCACATATTTCCCAGCTTTTGGAAAGTCTGGCCTCGGTCGGGCCGGTCACTTCGCAGTGGCAAACGACACCGAATCATTCCGCCAGGGAGCTGCGTTTTGCGCGCTGTTGTTACGATCATTTAGCCGGGCAAATCGGCGTGATGATTACGCAGGGCATGTTAAACCGTGGTCTGATTGCTATGCGTGAAGGCCAGCACTACGTGCTAACCGTTGAGGGGCATCGCTGGTTTGAGCAGCAAGGCGTGGAAATCAACGCAGATCCCACAGGAAGCAACCGCCTGTGCCTTGACTGGACCGAGCGGCAATACCATCTCGCCGGCCTTCCGGGCACCGCGCTGCTGGAGGCTTTTATCGCCTGGAAGTGGCTGAGCCGCTCGAGTAAATCCCGAGCGCTGAAAGTCACCGTGTCGGGTTGGAAAGGCTTAGAACAACACTTTGGTATCCGGCAGACGCAAGGGATCGTTGCGGTGGAATAA
- a CDS encoding MFS transporter: MNSTSSAQKWLLAATSISYVIVILDTSIVNVALAPLAATLHSTITGLQWVVSAYTVTFASLLLSGGALCDKLGAKNVYLTGLLLFALASAGCGFSSTLFALVFSRIVQGIGAALLVPASLALINSAFPESHQRAKAISLWAGCGGTAMAAGPLFGGLLIQLFGWRSIFLVNVPIALLGVVLAARIPAIKSTANRRPMDFAGQLLAIIALGSSIAVLIEGVHRGWRDPWICGGVTVAVIAWGLFIFTERTINQPMLPMKLFRLADFSAPVAVSLISGLVFYGLFFLLSLYFETVRGWSSLDTGLAFLPLTVLVTLGSFSAGILNRRFGAFWLIAGCCGLYAAGFAGLMILRENAPYWRIALCFPALGLAAGIITPVATTVVMGSIAKEQAGIAAGVLNASRQTGSALGVALFGGLLSAVEPLAAGIYFAVCLAIALSLLAGLLWITALSRNPPRL; the protein is encoded by the coding sequence ATGAACAGCACCTCTTCGGCTCAAAAATGGTTGTTAGCTGCCACCAGTATCAGTTACGTCATCGTGATTCTTGATACCTCGATTGTGAACGTGGCGCTTGCGCCGCTGGCTGCCACTCTGCACTCAACCATTACCGGACTCCAATGGGTCGTCAGTGCCTACACCGTGACTTTCGCCAGCCTGCTTCTCAGCGGTGGGGCGTTGTGCGACAAACTGGGTGCAAAAAACGTTTATCTCACCGGCCTGCTGCTGTTTGCACTGGCTTCGGCGGGATGCGGTTTTTCATCAACGTTATTCGCTCTGGTCTTCTCGAGAATAGTGCAGGGTATCGGTGCGGCGTTGCTGGTGCCCGCCTCTCTGGCGTTGATAAACAGCGCGTTTCCGGAGTCCCATCAGCGCGCTAAAGCCATAAGTCTCTGGGCGGGATGCGGTGGAACGGCGATGGCTGCCGGCCCGTTATTTGGCGGTTTGCTGATCCAGCTCTTTGGCTGGCGAAGTATTTTCCTGGTCAATGTCCCTATCGCACTGCTCGGGGTCGTGCTGGCAGCACGCATTCCTGCGATAAAAAGCACGGCAAACAGGCGGCCGATGGATTTTGCAGGGCAACTGCTGGCCATCATCGCGCTGGGATCGTCTATTGCTGTACTGATTGAAGGTGTCCATCGGGGATGGCGTGACCCGTGGATTTGCGGCGGAGTCACGGTGGCGGTGATTGCCTGGGGGCTTTTCATTTTTACAGAACGCACAATCAACCAGCCGATGCTGCCGATGAAGCTCTTTCGCCTTGCTGATTTCTCGGCCCCGGTGGCCGTCTCGCTGATTTCAGGGTTAGTGTTTTACGGGCTGTTCTTCCTGCTCAGCCTGTATTTCGAGACCGTTCGCGGTTGGTCATCGCTGGACACCGGTCTCGCCTTTCTTCCCCTGACCGTGCTGGTCACGCTGGGCAGCTTTAGCGCCGGAATACTCAATCGCCGGTTTGGCGCATTTTGGCTAATAGCAGGATGTTGCGGTCTCTACGCCGCCGGATTCGCAGGGTTAATGATACTCAGAGAAAATGCGCCTTACTGGCGGATCGCGCTTTGCTTTCCGGCGCTCGGTCTGGCAGCTGGCATCATTACCCCGGTTGCCACGACAGTTGTCATGGGCTCGATAGCCAAAGAGCAGGCAGGAATTGCCGCCGGGGTGCTCAACGCCAGCCGGCAAACGGGCTCCGCGCTGGGCGTCGCTCTGTTTGGCGGATTGCTCAGTGCTGTAGAACCGCTCGCGGCGGGTATATATTTCGCCGTCTGCCTCGCCATCGCGCTCTCACTGCTCGCGGGCCTGTTATGGATCACGGCCCTCAGCAGAAACCCGCCACGGCTTTAG